The following nucleotide sequence is from Pseudomonas sp. RC10.
CGGCAGCGGCGTGGTCTTGATGCGGTCGCAGGTAGCGATGACGCGACTGAGCACGCTCAGGTGATTGGCCAGCAAGGTGTAGCGCCACTCGTTGATCTCACCGTTTTCACTGGCGTCCGAGCATTGCCGGCCGACCTCGCGCAGGATGCGGTCGCAATAATTAGCGCTGTCCACCGACGGCGGGCGGCTCAGCCAATGCTGCGTGACCTTCTCGACATCCTGACGGCGCAACGTCGCACAGAGGGCGTGGGCAAAGCCGCACAGGTCTCGCAGGATGCTGCCCCGTAGCGCTTCGTCCTTGAGCACTTGGGTTTCCCGAATGATGGAGCGGGTTTCGGTGATCACGTCCCCCCAGGCCTTGCGCGCCTCGTACCAGCGGTCGTAACAGGCGTTGTTGCGAAAGCTCATGAAGATCGACAGCGACAGGCCGAGCAAGGTGAACGGCGTGGCGCTGACTTTCGCAAAATAGTCCGGGTGCAGGCTCTCGATCAGCACGATGCCGGCCGCCAGAAACGTCACCAGCGCCGCTCGGGAGGCAATGCGCCGGGCAATCGAACCTTTGAGCGTCAGAAGAACGCTCCGCAGATTGGGATGCGGTCGAACAATCATGGATCAATCCGGGGGTGGCGTGGCACTGCGGTCATTGTGTCCAAGGTCGCGATCCGGGTCGATCCGGTCGCGAACACGCTGCTTCAGTACCTTGGCTTCGGGAAAACCGCCGTCAGTCTTGCGCTCCCAAATCTGCACATCATCGCAAGTGATGCGAAACACTCCGCCCGTTCCCGGCACCAGGGAGACCTTGCCCAGATCGTCGCCGAAGGTGCTCAGCAGCTCCTGCGCCAGCCACGCCGCACGCAACAGCCATTGGCATTGCGTGCAGTAGGTGATGGTGATTTCGGCCTTGTCGCCCATGAATCAGCCCAGCCCCGCCAACAAATCGCGGGCTGTCTGTTGCGGACCGTCATCGGACTCGGCGATGACCTCTTCCAGCAGGCGCCGCGCTTCGTCGATGCTGCCCTCGTCGATCAACACCTGAGCTTCGTTGATCTTGCTCAGCGGCGCTTCGTCCTCGATGTCCATCAGATCGAACTCGGTGTCGTCGGTCATGAAACTGTCGAGAAAGGCGTCGTCCATCAAATCGCTGTTGCTCTGCGCCACCGATTCGGGCTCGGATTCGGTCTCGAAGCGCAGCTCCATGTCTGGCGACCCATCCTCTTCGGCGAAGTCGCTGAGGAACTGCTCCTCCGGCATTTCGAAGACTTCCGGCAGCTGCTTGAGGTCCGAGGCGAACAAGGGGTCCAACTCGGGCTCGGCATCCGGCGCAGGTTTGCGCGGGGCCGGGGCGCTGTCGAAGGGATCGACCAGGTCCCAATCGGCGTCCATGGACAAGTCGTCCAGGTTGAGCTGGAAGTCGTCGATCGGTTCGGGGTTGAGCGCTGCAGCCGCATTTTCGTCCAACTGCGCAGGCGCTTTCTCATGATTGACGGCGGCAGCGGCAGCCGCTGCGACCACCGCCGCCCCCGCCACGGCCGGTACGACCGATGAGGTTTTCTCGACCGAGACAGGCGCCAAGGCCGGTTTGAGTTTCGGATAACGGGCGCGAATTTCCTGCAACTTCTGAGGCTCGATGCCCTGGTTCAACAAGATCTTTTCTTCTTCGTCGAACCCGGCCAGGTCGCCTTGCTCGCCAAGCAACTCCAGGATGCGCAGGCGCACGTCGGTGCGTTGCGGCTGCCGATCAAGGGCTTCGCGGAGAATGGCCTGAGCCTCGGCAAAACGGCCATAGGCGATGTAAATGCTGGCGCCGTCGAGGGCATCCGTCGCCGCACCGGCCAGCCGCTGGCCGCCCGACGCAGCCGGGGTGGTGGCCGTTGTGGCCGCTGGACGTGGCGTGACCGCAGGCACTTCAAACACCGGGGTGACCGTTCCCTGCGCAGGTTTGATGATCGGTTCGACAGGCTCAAACCCTGCTCCCGGCTGAGCCCCTGACTCGACCAGCCGATTCTTGAGCCGATTGCGGCGCACCGACCAACCCAGCGCCAACAACAACACCAACAGCAACAGGCCAGCCAAAATCGTCGTCCACGGCAGCTCATCGTCCTCGACCACCGGCGCGGGAGCGGGCGCCGGGGCTGGAGCGGGTGTCGCCGCCGGTTCGGTTTTCTGCACCGGCGCAGTGGCAACGGGCGCAGGCGGTGGCACGGGTCTGGCCGCCAATGCCTTCATTTCGGCCAGTTGGGTCTGCAATTCGATGATCTGTTTGTTTTTCGCCGCGTCGTCTTCGGAAACCTGCGCGACCTGGGTTTTCAGGTCCTCGACCGTCTTGGCCAGTTGCTGGTTTTCCATGGCGGTGGCGGTCAACTGCTCGCCTGCGCTCTGCTTCACGGCGGGTGCGTTTGGCGCGGACACCGAAACGGAGGTTGGCGCGTTCGCCGCCGGAGCTGCGGCAGTTGCTGCACCCGCTGGCGCAGCAACCTTGGGTTCGGCGGCGTTGTCGGGGAGCAGCAGGCTCTGGCCGACTTTCAACTGGCTGCGGGTGCCTTGAGGGAACGCCTGGGGGTTGAGCGCTTGAAGCGCAACGATCAGCTCGGCACTGGACGCCTTGCTGCCCGGCGCCTGAATCTGCCGTGCGATACCGGCCAGGGTGTCACCGGACACCACGGTGTAATGCTTGCCTTGCACCGCTTTCGGCGGGGCAACGGGCAGGCGCGACGCATCCGTTTTAGCGGCCGTCGCAGGCGAGTTGGTGCGGCTGCGCGTGGCAGCCAGGCCAGCGGGAGAGTTTGGAGGGTCCAGCAGCACGGTGTATTCGTGGAACTGATCGCCGTTGGGGCGCGACAGGCGCACGACGAAATCCAGATAAGGCTCGGTGACAGCCTTGCGTGACTCCACATGGACGATGGCACGGTTGCCTCGGATCACCGGGGTGAAATGCAGGTCATTGAGGAAGAACACCCGCTCCACGCCCGCCTTGGCGAACGCTTCGGTCGAGGCCAGGGTGACCACGATTTCTTCAGGACTCAGGCCACCCGCCTCGATCAGCTCAATGTCCGCGTTGAAGGGCTGACCCTGCGCGGAATGCAGCGTGATATCGCCCAGGCCCAATGCAGCGGCCGTGGCGCTGTGCAGCATGGACGCTGAGGCGATTGCCAGCGTCAGCAACCCCGTGCGAAGACCCGACTGAACGCGAAATGATCCGTAACTCCCGCGCCGACTACCGGCCTGAAAACTCTTCAGCATGCGAACCCTTATGAGGCAGGCTTCCCTGCAAATTTCGTTGTGCGGACACCATGTCCGGGCAGAATCAGTATGGGTGCAAATAGAACAGGATGTTTCGACAGGTTCAATGTATTTGTCGCTGGCGCAGGGCCATATCGTCAGGATTTTTCCAGATTGCCCAGAATTGTCGAGTGCACACGCATGCAGACCCGCAAATCTGCCTCGTCGATGCCCTCGAACAGCTCATGGCGCAGTGCGGTGGCAATGGTCTCGATTTTTTCGATCAACGGCCGGGCGGTGTCGCTCAACAGGATTTTCTTCGCACGGCGGTCTTCGACGACGGCCTGACGCTTGACCAGGCCCTGGCTTTCCAGGCTGTCGAGCAAACGCGCCAGTGTCGGCCCTTCCACACCCACGCTCTGTGCCAGCTCGCGCTGGGTAGGCGCCGCGTCCTTGAAACGCGCCAAATGCAGCAGCACCAGCCAGCGGGCCTGGGATAACCCGAGATCGGCCAATCGACGGTCCAGCTCCGCACGCCAGCCACGGGACAGATTGGCCAGTTGCATGCCAAAGCGGTGTTCTTCTGTTAACGGCATAGGTAACTCGATGGTTAAAGATGATTCCTAATTAATAGGCAGCTAACCATGGAGCATGGGACGAGGCAAGAGGCCGGATGTGGCGTTTCGTCGCACAGGGGAATGGGAACAAGCGTTCTATCGCAATGCTGCCGAGGCATGGATCGCAAAATGGCAGGAGCAAATTCATTCGCAAGGCGGCGGTGCGTCCGATCGAGATGCGCAAGGTGCACTGGCCCCTCGCGAATGAATTCGCTCCCACAGAGGGTGCGCACGCCTGAATATCGGCGTCCGGGTCAGACTTCGAATTCCGACTGCAACGCCGCGCGCACGCAGTACAGCACGCCTTCCGGCACCCGTCCTGTGAACAGTTCGGCAATCGCAGCCACGGGCGGCAGTTCGCCTTCGCCGTCGAGGAAGGCGTCCTGGATTTCGGTAAGCAGGTCTTCTGGCAGGTCCAGCGCCTGTTCCAGCGACAACTGCTGCTTGCCGATCGCTTCGGCCAGCATCGTGTAGACGTTTTTTTCCGAGCATTGCAGTTGGCCGGCGATCTGCATCGGCGTCATGCCCGCGCGGGCGAGGCTGATCAGCTCGTGACGCAGGTCGGTGACCACCCGTGGCGCCGGGGCCGCGCCGCCCAGCACTTCGAGGAACGCCTCGCCATAACGCTCCAGCTTGCGCGCACCCACGCCGCTGACCCGCGCCATCTCGGCCATGGTGCCGGGCTGGCTGCGGAGCATTTCCAGCAGGGTCGAGTCCGGGAAGATGACGTACGGTGGCACGCCATGTTCCTCCGCCAGCTTGCGGCGCAGCGCACGCAGGGCTTCCCATTGCTCGCGTTCTTCGCCACGCACCAACTGGCTCGCGGGGCTGCCGGACGCTTTCGCGGTGGTCTGGGGTTTGAGGTCGCGGCGCAACTCCAACGTGACTTCGCCGCGCAGCAGCGGGCGGCAGGTGTCGCTCAGGCGCAAGCCGCCGTAGCCTTCAAGGTCGGTGTCCGCGAGACCACGGGCCACCAGTTGACGGAACAGCGTGCGCCATTCGTTCTCACTGCGGCCCTTGCCGACGCCAAAAACAGCCAGTTTCTGATGCCCGAAGCTCTGAACCTTTTCGTTGTCCTTGCCCAGCAACACATCCACCAGATGACCGACGCCGTAACGCTGCCCCGTCCGATAGATCGCCGACAGTGCCTGACGGGCAGGTTCGGTGGCGTCCCAGGTCTGCACGTCGTCGACGCAGTTGTCGCAGTGGCCGCAGGGGTTGGGCATGTCTTCGTCGAAATAGGCCAACAGTGCCTGACGCCGACAGCGGGTTTCTTCGCACAGTGACAACATGGCATCGAGCTTGTGTTGCTCCACGCGCTTGTGGCGCTCGTCGCCTTCGGAGTTTTGCAGCATCTGCTTGAGCATCACCACGTCTTGCAGACCGTAGGCCATCCACGCGTCGGCGGGCAGACCGTCGCGCCCTGCCCGACCGGTTTCCTGATAGTAGGCTTCCAACGATTTGGGCAGGTCCATGTGCGCCACGAACCGGACGTTGGGCTTGTCGATGCCCATGCCGAACGCGATGGTCGCGACCATGATCAGGCCTTCTTCATTAAGGAAGCGGCGCTGATTCTCGGAGCGGGTCTCGATGGGCAGACCGGCGTGGTACGGCAACGCCGGATAGCCGTTGTCGCTCAGAAACGCGGCGGTTTCCTCGACTTTCTTGCGCGACAGGCAATAGACGATTCCGGCATCGCTGCGGCGCTCGGACAGGAACGCCAGCAGCTGTTTGCGCGGCTGTTCCTTGGGCACGATGCGGTAAAAGATGTTGGGACGGTCGAAGCTCGACAGGAAACGCTCGGCGTTCTGCAGGTGCAGGCGGGTGACGATTTCTTCGCGGGTGCGCTTGTCGGCGGTGGCGGTCAGGGCGATGCGCGGAACGTCCGGGAACAGCTCGGCCAGTTGCCCCAGTTGCAGGTATTCCGGGCGGAAATCATGACCCCATTGCGACACGCAGTGGGCTTCGTCGATGGCGAACAGGGCGATCTTGAGGTTTTGCAGAAACGCCAGCATGCGCGGCTGCACCAGACGTTCCGGGGCGAGGTAGAGCATTTTGACTTCGCCCAGCCGGATGCGGTTGGCCAGGTCCCGCTGCTGTTCCGCGCTGAGCGTGGAATTCAGCGCCGCCGCCGACACGCCTAGTTCTTCGAGGGTCGCCACCTGATCGTCCATCAGTGCGATCAGCGGCGACACCACCACCGCCAGGCCATCGCGCAGCAGCCCGGGCACCTGAAAGCACAGGGACTTGCCGCCACCGGTGGGCATCAAGACCAACGCATCACCACCGCTGGCCACGCGCTCGATAATGGCACCCTGGCGACCACGGAAGCTGTCGTAGCCGAAGATGTCTTTAAGTACGCGTTGAGCCTGGTCGAGCATAAATACCCCGGATGGTGCCACGACAGCGGGTGAAACATCGCTGTTGAAATCGCAAAGCGCGGCAGTATACCGGAGCGTTTGAGTAGATAGGACAGCGGTGACACGAGCGGTCGAAATTATCAAAAAGCCGATTCCACGCGGGCTGTGTAAAACGTCGCGAGCGAAGGCAAGACAAGGCAAAAACAGGCAGGAAAGCGGAGTCTAGGGTTTTCTAAATGAGCATTTCCTGCCTGTTTTTAACGCAGTATTGCCGAGCGCAGCAGTTTTACGCAGTCCGCGAAGGCCTCGGCGCTGGCATCTACAAGCCCCAGAGCCTAGAATTCAGCATCGTTTATTTCCAAGGTAGTCCGTCCATGTCCTTCGCTGAGCAATTACACCGCCTGCAAGCCTTCCTCGATGCCGATGAGCTGCATGACGAAGCGCTGGACTATGTAGCCGCCCACGGCTACCTGACCGCGCTCTCGATCTGTGCTGAAACCGTGCCTGACCGGGAGTGGATCGACGCGCTGTTCGCCGAGCCGCCGCACTACGCGGACAAGGCTCAGCACGAGGAAATCGAATCGACGCTGATCCTGCTCAAGGCGCACATCGCCCGTCAGCTGGCGTCGGATGAAGAATTCGAACTGCCCTGCGATCTGGACCTGGGCGATGACCCGGACGACTCCGAACTGCGCGGCTGGTGCATCGGTTTCATGGAAGGTGTCTTCCTACGTGAATCGGCATGGTTCGAGAACGACGAGGAAGAAGTCAGCGAGATGCTGTTGCCGATCATGGTCGGTTCGGGTCTGTTCGACGAGCAGGCCGAGTTCGCTGACATCGCGGCGGATGCGAACCTGATGGACGACATGATCGTGCAGATTCCTGAAGCGCTGACCGCGCTGTATCTGCTGCTGCATGCGCCGGACGAGAAACCGGCGATCCTCAAGCCGCGTCACCACTGAGTCGCGCCTATGGCGCCAGGCAGTTCCAGTCATTCCCCTTCCCGCACGAGTCGGTCCCGGCTCGTGCGGTTTCTGCTGCAGGGTGTCGGCTGGCTGAGTGTGGCGCTCGGCGTGATCGGGATTTTTCTTCCCGTCTTGCCGACGACGCCTTTTCTTCTCCTGGCGGCCGCCTGCTTCGCCCGCAGCTCTCCCCGTTTTTATCATTGGCTGGTCGATCACCCTCGGCTCGGTCCGTGGATTCGTGGGTATCTGGAGGGGGACGGGATTCCGCTGAAGGGCAAGGTCTATGCGATCGGTTTGATGTGGCTGAGCATCGGGTTTTCGTGCTGGCTGGTGCCGATGATTTGGGCGCGGGTCGGGATGGTGGTGTGCGCGGTGGGGGTGTCGGTTTATATCGCGAGGCAGAAGACGTTGAAGCGGTAAAGGCGGCGGTACGTCCGGTACATCTCCATCGCCTGAACCTCTTCGCGAATGAATTCGCTCCCACAGGGGTGTTGCGGCGCGTTTGAATCCTGTGAACGACACAATCCCGCCTCAGCAGCACCGCTACAGACTGCACAACCCTTGAACCCTGCGCAGTCTCCACTGTGGGAGCGAATTCATTCGCGAAGGCGGCGGTACGTCCGATGCATCTCCATCGCCTGCCCATCCGTTCGCGAATGAATTCGCCCCTACAGAGGTGTTGCAGCGTGGCTGAATGGTGCGGTGTTCAAGGCACACCGCAAGCCTTGCCGCCAATCCTCACATCCTGCCGATCACACCGTGTCCACTTTCAGCGAATGATCCCCCAGCATCCCGTTGATAATCGATGCCGTGTCCGCCCCGCCTGCAACAGCGCCTCCGGCCCCTGGCGTGACGCCGTAGTGTTGGGCGAGGTTCACGCCGGCGAGGTCGATGGTTTGCGTTGCCGCACCACCCGCAATGCTGCTGACGTCGATGGTCGAGACCAGCGATGACCCATTCCCGCTCACGCTGAAGTGCAGGAAGTTCTCCAGCGAGTTCGCATCCCCATGCTCGCCCTGCAACAGCTGCGAGAGGTCCAGTTTGTCGATGCCGAAGTTGAAATCGGTGATCGTGTCGTGCCCGGTGTTACCGGCCTGGTAAAGGAAAGTGTCGTGCCCCGGCCCGCCGGTCAGGGTGTTGTTGCCCGGGCCGCCAATGAGGGTGTCGTCGCCCGCCCCGCCGTTCAGCACGTCGTTGCCCAGCCCGCCATTCAACACGTTGTTACCCGAATCACCGGTCAGGTGGTCGTTGTAGTTCGAGCCGATCAGGTTCTGGATGTTCACCAGTGTGTCGGTGCCCGCCCCGCCTGTGTGCTGCGGCCCGGTTTCGGCGGTACTCACGGTCACGCCTGCCGTCGCCAGCGAGTAGTTGGCGGTGTTGTTGCCCGCGCCGCCGTCGAGCAGGTCGTTGCCCGGTCCGCTGAAGAGCGTGTCATTGCCGTTGTCGCCAAACAGCTCGTTGTTGCCCGGCCCCGCCACCAGCACGTCGTTGCCGTCGCCGCCGTGGAGTTCGCTGTTGGCCGCGCCGATCAACACGTCATCGCCTGTCGTGCCCAAGACGGTGTGACCGTCCTGATGGCTGATGTCGATGGGCGCCGTGCTGCTGCCGCCGTGGGCATCGGTGACGGTGTAGATGCTGTGGACATCCGGCGTGGTGTTGACCGCCGCCGTGTCGATGGACAAATGCAGCTCGTAGTTGCCCTGCAGGTCAGGGTCGGCCTGGTTGACCACGATCAGCCGATAGGTCCCGTCTTCGGTCGCGGTGAAGCTGCCGCCGTCGCTGAGGGTGTGGGCCGCGCCGTCTTCGAATTTCCAGGCCATGCCCAGCACGTCGTTGGTCAGGTTGTGATCGACGGTGACGGTTTCCCCCGCTTTCAGCTGCACGCTGTACAGGTCCTGAGCATTGGAGGGTGATGCGTTGACAGCCCCGAGATAGCCGCTGATCACCAACAGCGCCGTGGTGGCGGTGTTGCTGAAGAAGTCGCTGCGGCTGAGGTTTTTCAGCTGATTGACGTCGGTGTCGGAGGTGCCGCTGAAGTTAATGGTTTTCAGCGAACCGGCCTTGAAGTCCGCGCCGCGCAACGTCCAGCCCGTGGCGAAACTGCCGGGCGAAACGGTCAACGCACCGCCATTGCCAGGCTGGTCATTGGCCGCCAGCGCCGCGCCGGGAATCACGATGCTCGACCCACTGAGGTTGGTGATGACGTTGTCAGCCACGGCCACCGGTGCATCGTAGACCGGGGTGGGTGTCACTGGCGCACTGGCTTCGACGTGCACAACAAGATTGGCACCGGCCAGGTCGCCGTCGTAGTCGCTGAGCACGTAGTGAATGTTGTCCGTCGCAGACTGCGTCAGGCCCGCCGCCGGGGTGTAGCTGTAGTCGCCGGTGTTCATGTTGACCACCAGCGTGCCGTGTTGGCCGGTCACGGTGAGGGTGTTGCTCATGCCCTCGAAGCTGCCGTGGTTCGGGCCGCCGCTGACGGTCACGCCGCCCTGATGGCTGTACGCCTGAGGGTTGAATGTGTAGGTCGTGCCCTCGACGCTGATGGATTTGACGAAGCCCTGATCCGCGCCAAAGGTCCCGCCTTCCAGCAGGCTGCCCTGCACGCCACCCTGCACCGTGCCGCTGAGCACGGCGTTCAACTGGCCGAGGTCGGTAACGATCACCGCGCTGGTGTTGCTGCCCGTGGCGCCGTTGTAGGCGACGGGGTTCAGGTATTGGCTGCTGATGTCAGTGCCGACGCCAATCGCGAAAGCGTTGATGCCGTGACTGTCGAGGAAGTGGGTCCAGACGACTTCTTCGCTCGGGCTGATGCCGTCGCCGCGCCCCGGATTCGGCACATGGCTCGGATCGGAATGCTGTGGCGATACGGTCGGGTTGCCGTCCGAGAAGAAGTACGCCAGGTTCTGTGCCCCGGCGAGTGCGCCCTTCTGCACGAACGCGGTTTGCGCAGACGCCAGCGCCGCGTCGTAGTTGGTGCCGTTGCCGGCGGTGATCGCGTTGACCATGTTCTTGGCCGTGGCCACGTCGACCCACTGATCGCTGGCGATGTTGGCCTGGCTGTTGAACGTCACCAGTTGCACGCGCACGTCGCCGAGGGCTTCGTACTTGTCGAGCAGCGCGACGATGGCTTGTTTTTCCAGTCCCAGACGGGTCAGTCCGTTGACCCCTGAGGCCTCGTTCATGCTCGCCGAGTTGTCGACGATAAGCATCAGGTTGCTGTTGACCGGGTCAGTGGTGACGGTTTTTTCAAGGTTTGCGGCCTGAGGTTGGTCGTCCACGATGTTGACCACGATTTGCGCCGTCGACGACTGGCCCAGCGAGTCGGTCACGGTGTAGTTGAAGGCTTCGTGGGTGACGTTGGCCCCATCGTTGGCGGCAGGCGTGGTACTCGGCGGCGAGGTCAGGGTGTAGGTGTAGCTGCCATCTGTGTTCAGGTGCAGGACGCCGTATTGCCCTTGAACGGTGCCGTTCTGCGCGCCTTCAGCGGTGAAGGTCAGCGCACCGGTGCCGCCCTGCACCGAGTTGGCGACGCTGCCGCTGCCGGTTTCTGCGGTGGAACCGGGATTGCTGCCGGTCACGATGCCGGGCGCCAGATCCTGCCCGTCTTTGTGGGTGTCGAGGGCGCTTTCCTGCACAGTGACGTCGTTGTCGTTGCAGGCCACCGGTGGGCACGGGGCGGCCACGTTGATGTTGACGGTGACGGTGGTGGTGCTGGTGTCGCCGTCGGCATCGCGAATGGTGTAGGTGAACACATCCTGCTCACCTTGCGGCCCGACGTGGGACGGGTCGCTGTGGTAGGTCGCGTTGCCCTGGTTGTCGACAATCAGCGTGCCGTACGCCCCGGTGATCACGCTGTTCAGCCCGCCGATGACAGGCGTGGTGGTGTCGCCACCGGCCCGTACGCCGACGATCAACCCGTTGGGACCGGCGCCATCCGCACCCGCGGTATCGTTGAGCAGCAAGTTGCCGCTGGTTTCGCCCCCTGCCACGACGTTGCCGATGTCGCTGTGCGCTTGGGGTGTGTCGTCGAGGATCTTGACCACAAGGGTGCCGTCACGCACGTCGCCATTGGTGTCCACGGCGTGCACGGGGATTGGGTCGCTCAGCGAAGTGCCGTCGCCCTGGTTGTGATTTTCCGCCTCATTCAGCGTGTAGGTGTAAGTCACGTCGCCGGTGGTGGGGTCGTAATGCAGCACGGTCAGCGAGTTGCCCGAGGGCAGCGTGGTGGACTGCGGTGACGACAGCGGCACGCCGTGATCGACCACGACGATGCCGCCAATGATCAGGTTTTGCACGCCGTCCGGCGCGGTCACCTTGATCGTGCCGGTCTGGGTCAGCGCATCGTGATCCGGGTGCGAACCGCCCGGCAGGTTGGCTTCATCGACCGTGCAATCGCCGCCGCCAATCATCGGGCCGTCGTTGTGGTAGACGTTGACGGTGATCGTGGTGGTGCTGGTGTCGCCGTCCGCGTCACGAATGCTGTAGGTGAAGATGTCTTTCATGTCGCCATGCCCGCCCGAATTCGGGTTGGCCATATAGGACGCCTGCCCGCTGGCGTCCACGGTCAGGGTGCCGTACAGCCCCTGAATCACGGTTCCGACGCCACCGGTGACCGGCGTCGACGTGTCCTCGCCCGCGCGAACACCGATAATCAAGCCACCCGCCCCCGGACCATCGGCCCCGGCGTGGTCGTTGGCGAGGATGTTGCCGCTGGTTTCGCCGCCTTCTTTTACATAGCCAATGTCGGC
It contains:
- a CDS encoding retention module-containing protein; the encoded protein is MAKLIGTVRTVVGDVFAVASNGTKRLVIEGDKVFAGELLETGATGAVAVHLAKGGELTLGRDSSMPLTQEILANHATHVDTPDATAPSQSQLADVQQLQQLIAAGADPSQVTDAPAAGTANPGGSPSALGGGHTFVLLTETAGVVNPVVGFPTAGITTTFLVPEGEVGRFGDGSPGDNLPPIVTPPDEPPVVTLPPDQPPPDQPPPDQPPPDQPPPDQPPPDQPPPDEPPPPPVNYGVALGASEVTLNEANLADGSAPNSGALTQNGVIKVSAPDGLLTLTIGGVDVVVNGVPMSSPQTITLPSGNTLTILGYNPSTGEASYTYTLTGPETHNQGAGTVNDEQIPVHAVDSNGDAANGSINVHVLDDVPQANPDIGYVKEGGETSGNILGNDVAGADGPGSGGLIVGVRAGDNTSAPVFGGVGTVIQGLYGTLTVDASGQASYVANPNSGGHDDVKDIFTYTIRDADGDTSTTTVTVNVYHNDGVIIGGSDCTLNEANLPDGTDPNAAALTQTGTVKITAPDGLQTLTVGGINVVENGHPLTSPQSVTLPSGSTFTVLHYDPATGEVTYSYTLNGAETHNQGDGTVNNEQIAVHAVDNDGDTADGNINVHVTDDVPQATADIGYVKEGGETSGNILANDHAGADGPGAGGLIIGVRAGEDTSTPVTGGVGTVIQGLYGTLTVDASGQASYMANPNSGGHGDMKDIFTYSIRDADGDTSTTTITVNVYHNDGPMIGGGDCTVDEANLPGGSHPDHDALTQTGTIKVTAPDGVQNLIIGGIVVVDHGVPLSSPQSTTLPSGNSLTVLHYDPTTGDVTYTYTLNEAENHNQGDGTSLSDPIPVHAVDTNGDVRDGTLVVKILDDTPQAHSDIGNVVAGGETSGNLLLNDTAGADGAGPNGLIVGVRAGGDTTTPVIGGLNSVITGAYGTLIVDNQGNATYHSDPSHVGPQGEQDVFTYTIRDADGDTSTTTVTVNINVAAPCPPVACNDNDVTVQESALDTHKDGQDLAPGIVTGSNPGSTAETGSGSVANSVQGGTGALTFTAEGAQNGTVQGQYGVLHLNTDGSYTYTLTSPPSTTPAANDGANVTHEAFNYTVTDSLGQSSTAQIVVNIVDDQPQAANLEKTVTTDPVNSNLMLIVDNSASMNEASGVNGLTRLGLEKQAIVALLDKYEALGDVRVQLVTFNSQANIASDQWVDVATAKNMVNAITAGNGTNYDAALASAQTAFVQKGALAGAQNLAYFFSDGNPTVSPQHSDPSHVPNPGRGDGISPSEEVVWTHFLDSHGINAFAIGVGTDISSQYLNPVAYNGATGSNTSAVIVTDLGQLNAVLSGTVQGGVQGSLLEGGTFGADQGFVKSISVEGTTYTFNPQAYSHQGGVTVSGGPNHGSFEGMSNTLTVTGQHGTLVVNMNTGDYSYTPAAGLTQSATDNIHYVLSDYDGDLAGANLVVHVEASAPVTPTPVYDAPVAVADNVITNLSGSSIVIPGAALAANDQPGNGGALTVSPGSFATGWTLRGADFKAGSLKTINFSGTSDTDVNQLKNLSRSDFFSNTATTALLVISGYLGAVNASPSNAQDLYSVQLKAGETVTVDHNLTNDVLGMAWKFEDGAAHTLSDGGSFTATEDGTYRLIVVNQADPDLQGNYELHLSIDTAAVNTTPDVHSIYTVTDAHGGSSTAPIDISHQDGHTVLGTTGDDVLIGAANSELHGGDGNDVLVAGPGNNELFGDNGNDTLFSGPGNDLLDGGAGNNTANYSLATAGVTVSTAETGPQHTGGAGTDTLVNIQNLIGSNYNDHLTGDSGNNVLNGGLGNDVLNGGAGDDTLIGGPGNNTLTGGPGHDTFLYQAGNTGHDTITDFNFGIDKLDLSQLLQGEHGDANSLENFLHFSVSGNGSSLVSTIDVSSIAGGAATQTIDLAGVNLAQHYGVTPGAGGAVAGGADTASIINGMLGDHSLKVDTV